Proteins co-encoded in one Chloroflexota bacterium genomic window:
- the cobS gene encoding adenosylcobinamide-GDP ribazoletransferase codes for MGFFAALRFLTVIPLPSRRQARPEEVGRSLGYFPLVGLLLGLLIMGLDRGLELVLPTSVVSGLLVVVLVLATGAIHLDGFIDTCDGLVAGRTPQQRWEVMRDSRVGAFGVVGACCLLLLKYVSLAGLPESSRMAALVLMPVLGRWAVVCSISAFPYARPEGLGKAFKDGATWPGVALATIIALAASVGFLQLKGLAIMFGVGLVTLTLSLILKRKFAGLTGDTYGAVIEVAEVTAVILAIAIPSWSW; via the coding sequence GTGGGCTTTTTCGCAGCTTTGAGGTTCCTCACCGTGATACCGCTGCCGTCACGTCGGCAGGCAAGACCGGAAGAGGTGGGCCGCTCCCTGGGTTACTTCCCCCTGGTGGGACTCCTCCTGGGGCTCCTTATCATGGGGCTGGATCGCGGGCTGGAATTGGTGCTGCCCACTTCTGTGGTCAGCGGCCTTCTGGTGGTAGTCCTGGTGCTGGCCACGGGGGCGATTCACCTTGACGGCTTCATCGATACCTGTGACGGCCTTGTTGCCGGCAGAACACCCCAGCAGAGATGGGAAGTGATGCGAGACAGCAGGGTGGGGGCCTTCGGTGTGGTGGGAGCCTGCTGCCTTCTGCTACTGAAGTATGTTTCACTGGCAGGACTGCCGGAATCATCGAGGATGGCAGCGCTGGTGCTCATGCCCGTCCTGGGTCGCTGGGCAGTTGTCTGCTCCATATCTGCCTTCCCCTATGCCAGACCCGAGGGTTTGGGCAAGGCGTTCAAGGACGGAGCAACCTGGCCGGGGGTTGCCCTGGCTACCATAATCGCCCTGGCCGCCTCCGTGGGTTTTCTGCAACTCAAAGGACTGGCAATCATGTTCGGGGTAGGACTGGTGACCTTAACACTATCTCTCATTCTGAAACGCAAGTTCGCCGGACTCACCGGCGATACCTATGGCGCTGTCATTGAGGTTGCAGAGGTAACCGCCGTTATTCTGGCTATCGCTATACCTTCATGGAGTTGGTGA